CTGACCATGATCGTGGCGGTGGTTCTCGGCATGGGCATGCCGACCTCGGCCGTCTATATCATCCTGGCGTCGATCCTGGCGCCCGGCATGGTGGAACTCGGCTTCCAGCCACTGGCGGCGCATATGTTCATCTTCTTCGGCGCGGTGATGTCGAACATCACGCCGCCGCTCGCCATCGCCTCGTTCGCCGCCGCCGCCGTCGCGGGGGGCGATCCGTGGCGGACCAGCGTGTACGCGGTCAAGATGGGGGTCGGTGTCTTCCTGCTGCCCTTCATCTTCGTCTATGAACCCGCGCTGCTGGGGCAGGGAAGCCTGCTGGAGGTCGCTCACGCCATGCTGACCGCCATGGCTGGCATCGCCATCCTGTCGGTCGCGGCCACCGGCTGGTTTCTGCGACCGCTGCACCCGGTGATGCGGCTGATCCTCGGCGCCGGTTCGATCGGCATGATCTTTCCCGGCACCTTGAGCGACATGCTGGGCCTCGCCGCCGCGGGCTCGGTCATGCTCATGCTGTGGGTACAGCGCCGGCGCGCGGCGACCTGACCGCCCCTGCATTCACAGAACAGGACATCCGCCATGCCGGAACGACGCCCGAACGCCAAGGTGGCCGGGTATGAATGCCTGCGCTGCGGCGCACGCTATCCCGCCGATCATCGGATCGATTCCACCGGCTGCGGCATCTGCCGGGCCGACGCCCCCTCGAACCTGGAGGTGGTCTACACCGCAGAGAGCCTCGCACGACGGACCATGCCGACACTGTCGGCGGATGGAGGCCTTGCCGCCTTCGCCGATTACCTGCCGGTCGAGGCCTGCGAGATGGTGAGCCTCGGCGAAGGACACACGCCCCTGATCCGGGCGAATGAGCTTGGCGCGCGGCTGGGCATCGACGATCTGTGGATCAAGGATGAGAGCCGCAATCCGACCTGGTCGCACAAGGACAGGTTCTCGGCGATCGCTGTGTCCTTCGCGAAGCGGCAGGGCCACCGTTTCATCGCGACCGCCTCGTCCGGGAACGCCGGAGCCTCGCTCGCCGCCTATGCCGCCAGGGCCGGCCTCAACTGTCTGGTGGTCACCTTCGAAGGCGCGCCGGGGCCGGTGGTCGATCAGATCAGGCGCTATGGTGCCGTGGTGGTGGAACTTGCCGACAAGACCAGACGCTGGCCGATCCTGGCCGAGGGGGCAGCACGGTTCGGCTGGTTCGTGACCTCGCCCTTCCAGGCGCCGGTGATCGGCAGTCATCCTTACGGGATCGAAGGCTATAAGACGATCGCCTATGAGATCGTCGCCCGCCAGCAGGGGCGGGTGCCCGACTGGGTCGTCGTGCCCGCCGCCTATGGCGACAATCTCCGCGGCATCTGGCGGGGCTTCTGCGATCTTCAGGCAGCCGGGCTGACCGGCCATCTGCCGAAGATGGCTGCGGCCGAGATCCACGGATCGGTCAGGGACAGCCTTGCCCGGCCGGGCGATGCGCTGGTCACGGCCCGGCCCCGGTCCCCCACCCAGGCCCTGTCCATCGGCACGGTGCAGGGAACCTTCCAGTCCCTGGTCTCGGTGCGCCGGTCAGGTGGGGTTGCCGAGGTGGTCGCCGATGCGGCACTCTGGCAGGCACAGGCCGATCTTGCCCGCCACGAAGGCATTTTCGGCGAGCTGTCGAGCATGGCATCGATCGCCGCCGCCGGTCAGTTGCGGCAGCGCGGGGTCATCGGCCCGGAGGAGAGCGTGGTCTGTATCATGACCGCGAGCGGCCTCAAGGATATCGATCAGCGGCCGCCGCAGCCCGCCACCCGCCACAAGCTGGCAGGCGGTCTCGACGAGGTTCTGCGCCTTCTGGCCGCTGAATTCGGCACCGGCTTCGCCTGATACCGGCGCCCATTCCGGGCTCACCCCATGTCAGGCGGGTGCGCAGTATAGCTCGATCATCTCCCGCATCGCGGCACGGGCGGCGTCCAGCGCCTGGGGGCGCACGCCGTTCTCGCCCAGGATATCGTCGGCCAGATAGTCCGAGGCCGCCATCAGCATGGTGCCGAGCAGATCGGGATGGCGGCTGCGCAGCCGGCCAGCCGCGGCCAGCGCGTGGATCGCGCGTTCCGAGGTGTCCAGACAATGGCTGCGGCTGACGGCGATCCAGTCGCTCCAGCCCAGCACCATCAGCCCGTCGCGATAGATCAGGCGGTGCAGGCCGGGTTCGGCGCAGATGATGTCGAAAAAGCCGTCGAAGGCGAGGGTCAGGGCCAGGCGGGGGTCGGCGGCACCCGCCGCGCGGGCCGAGAGGCGGCGCTCGATCCCGGCGCTCACCGCGACGAAGGCGGCGCGAAACACCGCCTTCTTGTCGGCGAAGTGATGATAGAACCCGCCCTTGGTGACGCCGGCCGCGGCCAGGATGTCGGCCAGCGTCACCGCCTCGAAGCCGCGTTCGGTGAACAGGCGGCAGGCCTCGGACAGGATCCGCGCACGGGTCCGTTCCTTCTGTGCCTGCCGTTGCCCGGTCACCGCGCCGCTCAGAGCCCGGCGCGGGTCAGGTAGTCGTCGGAAAGGGCTGCGACCGTGTCGAGATTCTGGCCGAAGAAATGGTCGGCTCCCGGCACCACGCGATGTTCGATGGTGATGCCCTTCTGCGCGTTCAGCTTGGTCGACAGCTTGTTGACCGACTCCGTCGAGACGATGTCGTCGCGGTCGCCGTGGATGATCAGGCCCGAAGACGGGCAGGGCGCCAGAAAGGTGAAGTCGTACATGTTGGCCGGCGGTGCCACGGCGATGAAGCCGTCGATTTCCGGCCGGCGCATCAGCAGTTGCATGGCGATCCAGGCCCCGAACGAGAAGCCGGCGATCCAGCAGCCGGTGGCGTTCGGGTTATAGTTCTGCATCCAGTCGAGTGCCGAGGCGGCATCGCTGAGTTCACCCTGGCCGTTGTCGAAACTGCCCTGAGAGCGGCCGACGCCACGGAAGTTGAACCGCAGGACCGAAAAACCGCGCGATTTGAACGACTGGAACAAAGTGTATGCCACTTTGTTGTTCATCGTACCCCCATGCTGCGGGTGGGGGTGCAGGATCAGCGCGACCGGCGCGTTCTTGGCTGTGCCGTGGTGATACCGGCCTTCAAGGCGTCCTTCGGGTCCGTTGATGATCACTTCGGGCATTGCTGCTCCTAGATAAACGCTATCGACCGGCGGCAATCGCGACTGCAATCTTGACTGTTTCGGTCGGATTTCCGTAGAGTCCGACGAAACGACGTCGGGTCGCGCAGCTGCGGTCGGGGCGCCATAACAAATCCGTCGCCGAACGCACGAGGGGCGCCATCTGATATCAGGTGGCGCCGCCAAACGCGGGGTGGCGGATGATATCACACGGTGCGAGGCCATGTTCAAGAGCCTGAAACGCGAGATCGACGTCGTCTTCGATCGCGACCCGGCGGTGCGGAGCCGTCTGGAGGTGATTCTGTGCTATCCCGGCTTCCATGCGATCCTGATCTACAGGGCGGCAAACTGGCTCTGGCGCAGGGATGTGAAGCTTCTGGGACGCTGGGTATCGCATCTGGGCCGGTTCCTGACCGGCATCGAGATCCATCCCGGCGCGACAATCGGGCGCGGATTCTTTATTGACCACGGCATGGGCGTGGTGATCGGCGAGACCACCGAGATCGCCGACAACGTCACGCTGTATCAGGGCGTGACCCTTGGCGGCACCAGTTGGGAGAAGGGCAAGCGCCATCCCACGGTCGAGACCGGCACCATCGTCGGCGCCGGCGCCAAGGTGCTGGGGCCGATCACGGTGGGCCGCGACGCCCGGATCGGATCGAATGCCGTGGTGGTGAAGGATGTGCCCTCGGGGGCCACCGTGGTCGGTATTCCTGCCCGCATCGTCAAGGCACGTGGCGGCAAGGACGAGGAACTGCCGCGTTTCGACGCCTACGCGATGGCGGCGTCGGATCTGCCTGATCCGACGACCCGGATCGTCGAGGGATTGTTGAGCGAGGTTCAACGCCTGTCAGGCCGGATCAACACCCTGGAGGCGAGCCTGGATCCTGAGCGTGCCGCGCGTGCCGCCGATGATGGCGAAGCACGCATCCACCGCCTGCCTGCCGCCGGCGACCGGCGCTGACCGCTCAGGAGCCGACCCATCCGATGCCAAACTCTGACACTGTGACTGCCGACGCCTCTCTCGATCCTGACTGTCGCCGCGAGGTCACGCCGGCTCGCGTCACGGCGCCCGCACAGGCGAAGTCTGTATCGCCCGGTGCCGCCGTCGGCGGATCGGGGCTGGTGCGGGTTGGGGCACGCGCGCATTACGCCGTGGTGGCGATGGTCGATCTGGCGCGGCGCTGCTGCGCGACGCCGACCTGCATTTCCGATATCGCCGCCTGTGCCGATATTCCGCCGGCCTATCTTGAGCAGTTGTTCCGCAAACTCAGGCGGCGTGGGCTGGTGCGCAGTGCCCGTGGTGCCGCCGGCGGCTATTGCCTGGCCCGGCCGCCGGAGGCGATCAGTGTCGCCGATGTGGTGGTTGCGGTCGAAGGCGGCGACGGCCGTCTGCGGGGCGTGGAAGGCCGCTATGGCTGTGACGTCGCGGCCCTGTGGGGGATGATCGATGCGGGGGTCACGGCACAGTTGCAGGCGGTCAGCATTGCTGAACTGGCCGGGCTGGTGCCGGCTGCGGCCGACCCCCTGGCCGGCCCTCTGGCTGATGCCGTGAAGCCCCTGGCTGGTGCGGCGGAATGACCCGCATCCGCCATTTCCTGGACCACAATGCCGGCGCGCCGCTGCTGGATGCGGCACGCGCGCGGATGATCGAGGTGATGGATCTGGCCGGCAATCCGTCATCGGTGCATGCCGAGGGGCGGGCCGCGCGGGCGGTTGTGGAACAGGCCCGCGCCGAGGTGGCGGCTTTGTGTGGAACCGCCAGCGACCGGGTGCTGTTCACCTCTGGCGGCACCGAGGCGAATGCCTGGATGCTGCATCAGGTGCGCCCGGGCCGGCTGCTGGTCTCGGGCGTCGAACATGACAGCATCACCCGCGCGCGGCCGGATGCGATGGTGTTGCCGGTGGATGGCGGCGGGGTGGTCGATCCCGATACCGTCGCCCGCGCCCTCGATACCCTGCCGGGTGGCCCCGCGGGTGCCATGGTGGTGGTGATGGCGGTGAACAATGAAACCGGCGTGATCCAGCCGATTGCCGAGATCGCCGGCGTTGTCCGTGCCCGTGGAGCCCGGATCGCTTGCGATGGCGTGCAGGCAGCCGGCCGGATCGATCTGGTGCCTCTGGCCGGGCTGGCCGATTTTCTGTCGCTGTCGGCGCATAAGATCGGCGGGCCGAAAGGCGTGGGCGCGCTGATCGCGGGGGCCGGCGTCGAACCCGGCGCGATGATCGCCGGCGGCCAGGAATTCCGCCGTCGGGGCGGCACCGAGAACCTGCCCGGTATCGCCGGCTTCGGCGCGGCGGCGGCTGTGGTGGCGGCCCGTGATCGGGAGGGCGAGAACCGGCGGATCGGCGCATTGCGCGACCGGATCGAGGCGGCACTTGCAGCCGTCGCCGATGATGTGATCTTTGCGGGACGTGACGCCTGGACCGGACGGGTCGCCAACACGACATCGGTGGTGCTACCGGGCCTTGCGGGCGAGATGCAGGTGATGCGGATGGATCTGGCAGGCATCGCCGTTTCAGCGGGTTCGGCCTGTTCGTCGGGTAAGGTGACGGCGAGCCCGGTGCTTCTGGCGATGGGATTGGGGGATCTGGCGGGACAGGCGATCCGGGTCAGCCTTGGTGTCTCGACCACCGAAGACGATGTCGATGCTTTTGTGCGGGCCTGGACGGCGATGGCCGCCCGTCGCCTGCGGACCACAGTTTCGGCCTGACGTCGATCGGGCCGCACAGAAAGAACCAGCGCCGATGACCGCGATGGAGAGATCCGCCCGCATGTCCGACCCCGCCCGCATGCCCGCCCCCATCGACAGCCCGGCGGGCGACCCCATCTATCTGGACAATCAGGCCACCACCCCCATGGACCCGCGGGTTCTGGAGGCGATGATGCCCTATCTGACCCACCAGTTCGGCAACCCCCATTCGGCGACCCACCGCTGGGGCTGGGATGCCGAGGCGGCGGTGATGAAGGCACGCCGTCAGGTCGCGACGCTGATCGGTGCCGATGCCGACGAGATCGTCTTCACCTCGGGCGCCACAGAGGCGAATAATCTGGCGATCAAGGGTGCTGCCCTGGCGGCGGTGGCGGCGGGTGATCGGCGCCGGCATCTGGTGGTGAGCGCGATTGAACATCGCTGCGTGCTGGCCGCAGCCGAGCGGATGGTGGCGTCACACGGCTTCGAGCTGACCGTGGTGCCACCGGGACCGGATGGCATCGTGCCTGTCGATGCGGTGGTGGCGGCGCTGCGCGATGACACCCTTCTGGTGTCGGTGATGGCGGTGAACAACGAGATCGGCACGGTACAGCCGGTGGCCGAGATCGCCGTCCGCGCCCATGAGCGTGGTGCCCTGGTTCATACCGATGCCGCCCAGGCGGCCGGCCGCATTCCGCTGGATCTGCGACGGGTGCCGGTCGACATGCTCAGCCTGTCGGGCCACAAGATCTATGGCCCCAAGGGTGTGGGCGCATTGTTCGTGCGCCGGGGGATCGAAGCCCGGATCGAACCGTTGTTCGATGGCGGGCGTCAGGAACGCGGCCTGCGCGCCGGCACCCTGCCGACACCGCTGGTGGTGGGCCTGGGCGAGGCGGCGCGGCTGGCGCGTCAGGAGGGGCCGGACGAAACCATCCGCATCGGCCACCTGCATCTCAGGTTGCTGGACCGTCTGCGCGCGGCGGGTCTGGCACCCGAGATCAATGGTGCGCCGTTCACCGGCATGGAGGCGCCGGGACACGGCGCGCGGGTGCCGCACAATATCAACCTGTCGCTGCCGGGCACCGAGGCCGACCGCATCATCCGCAGCCTGCCCGATCTGGCGATGTCGGCAGGCTCGGCCTGTTCATCGGCGGCGGTGGAGCCGTCTTACGTGCTGCGGGCGCTGATGCTGTCGGAGGCCCGGGTCACCGCCGCCCTGCGCCTGGGCCTCGGCCGGTTCACCACCGAGGACGAAATCGACCGCGCGGCGGTGATGCTGTCGCGGGTGGTGGGGCGCTGATCCGGCAGGCAGCATGTGCTGCGCCATAAAACGCCGTGAAGCGGCGGTTGCACCGGAGATAATTATCGGGCCATCGTATGAATGCCCTCGTCCCGCGACAGCGGCGGACGGGCCCTGGCACCGGATATTCCTCACATGAGCCCTGTATCTGCCGAAGGCGCCTGTGTCATGCCGCGGCCGCGCCACACATGACCGCTGGCCCGTCTGGCACCTGCCGGTGCTGTCGGTTGCCGACGTCGACCTGACCGCCGCCGGTTTTGTCGGCGACCCGACGGCGACATCAATTCCGGATTGAAGATATTGAGACAGCAGGATGCGATACCTGACGACGCCGAATCCGGCTGGTGCCATTACCCCTCGGCATCCGGCTGACGTTCCGGCAGGGCATCGGCGAAGGCCGGCAGCGCATTGCAGGCGGCCTCCACCGCCACCAGCCGCGGATAGGCGTCCATCGGGCAGTTGAAGCGGCGGGCATTGTAGATCTGCGGCACGAGGCACAGGTCGGCCAGGCCCGGCTGGTCGCCATAGAGGAAGGCGCCACCGGTCCCCGCGTCCAGCGCCTGCTGTGCCAGGGCCTCGGCGGCCGTCAAACCCTCGGCGATCCAGTGGCGATACCATGTGTCTGCCGTGGCCTGATCATGGCCGAGCGGGCCTTTCAGATATGCCAGGATCCGCAGATTGTTCACCGGATGGATGTCGCAGGCGATGGTCAGCGCGAAGGCGCGGGCCTGGGCGCGGGTCCACGGATCGGCCGGCAGCAGGGCCGGTTCCGGGCAGATCTCGTCCAGCCATTCGATGATCGCCAGCGACTGGGTCAGCACGGTGGCGCCGTCACCGCCCGACAGGTCGAGCGCCGGCACCAACCCCGCCGGCGCGATCGCCTTGAAGGCCGCGCTGCGCTGTTCCGCCTTGCGCAGATGCACGAAACGCTGGTCCGGCGCCACACCCTTCAGGTTGAAGGCGATCCGGCAGCGATAGGCGGCTGACGAGCGGAAATAACCGTGAAACACGGCATGGTTCAGCTCAGCGGTCGACGTCATTGCGTGGTCTCCGGCCAGGTGTGGGATCAGACAGGGGGCGGGATCAGACGGGGGGCGGGATCAGAAGCCCAGAAGATGGGGCAGGTACAACACGATCTGGGGAAGGGCGATCAGGGTCGCGACCCTCAGGCCATCGGCCGCGATGAAGGGCAGCACACCCCGGATCACCACCGCCAGATCGAGCTTGGGATCAATGCCCTTCAGCACGAACAGGTTCATGCCGATCGGCGGCGTGATCAGGCCCAGTTCCACCACCGTGACCAGCAGGATGCCGAACCAGATCGGATCGATGCCATTGGCCTCGATCAGCGGAAACACCGCCGGCACGGTCAGCAGCACCATCGACATGCTGTCCATGAAACAGCCAAGCACCAGATAGAACACCACGAGCAGGATGATGACCTCGATCTGCCCCAGCCCGGCACCGGCGATGGCGCTGACCAGGGCCGCCGGCAGGCCCGATGTCTCGACGAAATAGTTGAACAGCGCCGCGCCGATCAGGATCAGGAAGATCATCGCCGAGGTCAGCGCGGTTTCGGCCATGGCGTCGCGCAGGCTGCCGCCCTTCAGCCCGCCGCGCAGCCAGGCCAGCAGCACGGCGCCGCCGGCACCGATCGCGGCCGCTTCGGTGGGCGAAAACAGCCCGGTATAGATGCCGCCGATCACCAGCCCGAACAGCATCGCGATATCCGCCACCGCCAGCAGCCGGGCGGCACTGGACCGGGGGGCATCGTCGGCTGTGGCACGGCGGTCGCCGCGCGGCGGCAGATTGCGGGCCGATACACGCGCGGCGATCATGTAATAGAGCGTTGCCAGAACGCCCGGTACAAGGGCGGCCGCGAACAGCGCGCCGATCGACTGTTCGGTGATCAGCGCATACAGCACGATAATCACGCTGGGCGGGATCAGCACGCCCAGCGTGCCGCCGGCGGCCACAGCACCGGCGGCGAGCGCATCGGGATAGCCATGGCGGCGCATTTCGGGCAGCGCCACCTTGCCGATGGTGGCGCAGGTGGCGAGGCTGGAGCCGCAGATGGCGCCGAAACCGGCACTGGCGCCGATGGTCGCCATGGCGAGCCCGCCCTTGAAGCGGCCGACTAACAGATCGGCCACGTCATACAGCGCCCGCGACAGGCCGGCACGACCGGCGAACACCCCCATCATCACGAACAACGGCACCACCGACAGCCCATAGGGCGACACGGCATCGAAGGGCAGGGTGCCCGAGAGATAGAGAATGCTGTCGAGCCCGCCCAGCGCCAGCCCGCCGGCCATGCCGACCAGGGCCATGGCGATGGCGACCGGTACGCGCAGGACACCCAGCAGCAGCACGGCCGCGAAGCCTGCCACACCGATCATCAGATCCATCGGAAATCAGCCCTTGGTGGCGGAAACGGAAGCGGTTGCCCCGGCGCCGGCCGTGTCGGTGCCATGCGCTGGCATGCGTCGGGGCAGCAGGCCCAATGCCTCGCCCATATTCATCAGGCAGGCGAGGGCACCCAGGCTGCCACCGGCCACGACCAGCGACCGGTGGATCCACAGCGGCAGCCCCAGATCCTGCGACAGCGAGCTGTAATCGAGCGCCAGAAACAATTCATCCAGCCCGCGCCAGGCGATGACGCCCATCACCACCAGGCCCAGCAGGCCGGCGAACAGGTCCAAGGCTCTCAACACCAATGGCGAGGCGCGGTCGTCGAGGATCTCCACCGCGACATGGGCACCGTGCCGGAAGCCGAAGGGCAGGGACAGGAAGGCGCAGGTCACCACGGCCAACTGGGTGAGGTCGACCGTGCCGGTGACCTGGAAGCCCAGGCCCCGGCGGCCGACGACGTCGGCGGTGGTGGCGATGATGGCGAGGCCGAGGCAGGCGACGCCGGTCAGCGCCGCCCCCTCGATCACATGATCGAGCAGCCGGACCACCTGGCCGGACGTGGTCCGTGGTCGGGATGTCCGGCCGCTGGTCATTTCGCGGCCTCGTATTTCGCGGTCAGCGCCATCGCCTGCTCATAAAGCGCGCGGGCATCGGTGACGCCGGTCTTCTCAAGCCGGGCCAAATAGGCATCGATCATCGGGGTCAACTCAGTGCGCCAGCGGTCGCGGGTGGGCTCGTCGACGGTGATGATCTCGTGGCCACGGGCAACCGCGTCGTCGCGGCCGGCCTTATCCCACTTCGCCCACCAGTCACCGAACTTCGCGACCAGAGTGTCGCCCGACATGTCGTCGATGATCGCCTGGACGTCGGGCGGCAGCTTGTCGAAGCTGCGCCGGTTCATGATCACATAGAAGCCGGCGGTATAGACCCGGCCATCGGTGTGGTATTTCACCACCTCATTCAGCCGGGTGGCGCCGACCAGATCCCAGGTGGTGACCAGACCGTCGAGCGTGCCTTTCTGGAGATTCTCATAGATCTCGCTCGGCGGCAGGCCGACGGCGCTGGCGCCCAGCGACTGCAACATCACCGACACCGCCTCGCTGGGGGTGCGCAAACGCAAGCCATTCAGGTCCGACAACTCACGAACCGGCGTGTTGGTGGTGTGGAACAGGCCGCCATTATGCACGAACAGCGCCAGAACCTTGTAATCCTTGTAATCGTCGGCGAGAGCGCCCGATTTGTACATCTCCCACATCGCCCGGGTGCCGGCGCCGGCATCGCTGACCACGAAGGGCAGCTCGAATACCGAACTGCGTTCGAACCGGCCGCGCGGAATGCCGCGCAGGCCAAGCGCGATGTCGATCACGCCGACCCGCACCTGATCGGCCTGCCGGGCGGCGTTGCCGAAGCTGCTGGTGCCGGGGAAAATCTCGGCCTTCACCCGGCCATTGGTGCGCTGTTCAAGCTCGGCCGCCCAGGGGCCCAGAAAGTCGGTCTGGAAACCATGGCCCGCGGGCAGGTAATGGCTGATCTTGAGTGTGGTGATTTCCTGCGCGGCCGCCGGGGCGGCACCGCCCCCCAGCCCGGTCAGTGTTAATGCCGCGCCAAATGCGGCAGCCAGAAATCTGCGCATGCGTGGTCTCCTCCCCAGGGTTCCGGCGGTATCGGTCGTGGTCAGCCGATCGTCTCTGCCGCTCCAACTGTCACCCGCAAAGGCGGCAGCCCGTCAATTTCCGCATAGATCTCGGCACCGGGCGTCACCGGGCCGACACCGGCCGGTGTCCCGGTGAAGATCAGGTCGCCGGGTTGAAGTGTCCAGCTTTCCGACAGGATCGACACCACCTCGGGCACGCTCCAGATCAGATCCGCCAGATCGGCATCCTGGCGCATCGCGCCGTCGACCGTCAGGTGAATGCGGCCCGTCGACGGATGGCCGATCGCCGATGCCGGCACCAGCGCCGCCATCGGGCAGCTCTGCTCGACATTCTTGCCCTCGTCCCAGGGACGGCCCAGGTCGCGGGCGGCGAGTTGAAGATCGCGGCGGGTCATGTCCAGGCCGACGGCATAGCTGTGGACATGGGCCAGCGCGTCATCGATGGCGATACGGGCGCCACCGGTGCCGATGGCCACCACCAGTTCCACCTCGTGATGGTAATTGGCGGTGCGCGGCGGATAGGCGATGGTGCCGTCACCCGCGACCACGGTCTCGGCCCATTTTGTGAAGAAGAACGGCGGCTCGCGGTCGGGATCGCGGCCCATTTCGCGGGCATGGGCGGCATAATTGCGCCCGACGCAGAACACCCGGCGCACGGCGAAGCCGCCGCCACCCACCACGGGCACGACGACGCCGGGGGCGGTGCCGCCGGCGGTGACTTCAGAGGTCATGAACGGTCCTCACGATAAAGTCCGAGCGCTGCTTGCGCGGCCCGGTCGGACAGGCTGAACAGCACCAGATCGGTGCCGTCATCGGCATGGATCTGAAGCGGCGCCCAGGGCGGGACCACCGCCACGTCGCGGGGGCCGATGGTGATGGTGACCGGCGCACCCGTGGCTGTGCCAACCACCAGGCGGCCCTGTCCCTCAACGCCAACCACGATCGCACTTTCCGTGCGCCGGATCGACCGGGTCGTGGTGCCGGCCGCGATCAACTGCGCGAAGGCCGACAGTGTCGGCAGCACCGGGCCACCGCTCGCCGGGTCGGTGAATTCCAGCCGCACGCCTTCATGCGGGTCATGGCCGCCGGCGCGGGCGGCATCCAGCGCCGGGCGCCAGATCGCGAAGGGATAGTGCATCAGGCCGAAGCCGGCGGCGGGGGTGCCGGTCGCCGGCCGCAGCCCAGCGCCATGCATGGCCGGCGAGATGTCGGGCCGGCGGACGGGGGCTTCGTTGTCGCCGATGCGCTCGGCGAAACCGCTCTGGAACAGGCTGATCATCGGAATATCGAGGCCGTCGAGCCAGACGCCCGGCTGTTGGCCGTCATGGCCATGGGCATGCCAGCGCCAGCGCGGTGTCAGCACCAGATCGAACGGCGCCATGTCGATCCGCGCGCCTTCCACCGAGGTATAGGCGCCGTCGCTTTCAATCACGAAACGCAGCGCCGACTGGGTGTGGCGGTGCTCCGGGGCTCGCTCGCCCGGCAGGATCAGTTGTAGCCCGGCATAGATCGAGGCCGTGGCGCGATGCTCGCCCCGATGGCCGGGATTTTCCAGCACCAGCACCCGCCGCTCGGCCTTCTCGGCGGAAATCAGCCGGCCGGATTCCAGCAGGGCCTCGCGCACCATCGCATAGGGCCAGACATGCGGCACGGTCTTGGGGGTCGGATGCTCGGGCACCAGGTTGGACAGCACCGTCCACAGCGGCGCCATGTCCAGCCGGTCGATCTCGCGGGCATAGTCGGCGGGCAGGCCGTCGGCCGCGGGCGGCCGGGCCGGCGATGCCGGTGTGGACGTGCTCATCGGGTCGGTCCTCCTCAGGGCTTGCGCGCAACCAGACGGGGCAACCCCTCGCATGGCGATGAACGGCATGTGCAGACAGACCCGGCCCGGTGGCTCAGCGCGGCTTCCGGCGGCGGTCCATCAGGGCCGCTTGCGGTGACGCGTCTTGATTTGATCCCGCGTGGCGGGCTCTGTATTCTCTATTAGCAAAACGATTGCTCAGAAGCAAATGCCAATGCGGCAGCATGCCGCAGGCTGGCCAATCGGGCAGATGGCTTGCGCCGGCGCCGGTGGCGCTGCACTCTGCGGCCGCCGACAGGCCGGTGAACGGCCGGAGGACAGGGCATGCGCCGCCGGTCAGGCGGTGGTCAGGGAGGGTGCTGAAACGCGATGACCATGGTTGAAACGGACGAAGGTGGCGGCGAGGCCGGCATCGCGGCGATTGCCGGCGGGTCGCGTGGCATCCAGTCGGTGGAGATCGGCAACCGGGTTCTGACCGCGATGATGCGGGCCGGGCGCCCTTTGCCATTGAAGGCGATCGCGCAGGCCGCCGGCATTTCGGCCAGCAACACCCACCGCTATCTGGCGAGCTATGTCCGCGACGGGCTGGTGGTCCAGGACGGCGATGGCGGGCGCTATGATCTGGGGCCGGTGGCCCTGCAACTGGGGCTGGCGGCGATGGCGCGGCTGGACCCTGTCGCGCGTGCGGCGGCGGAACTGGCGCCGCTGGCCGAGGCGACCGGCTTCACCGCCCATCTGGCGGTGTGGAGCCTGCATGGCGCGATTGTGGTGCGCCTGCACCGCAGCCGGGTGCCGTTCGTGGGGGCGTTGAGCCTGGGATCGGTGATGCCGCTGTTGCGCTCGGCCACCGGCCGGACCTTCCTGGCCTGGCTGCCGGCCAGTGTGACGGCGCCGGTGCTGGCGACCGAGATCGAGGCGGCGGGGCAAAGTCCGTCGGAGAGTGAGATCGCGGTGCTGATCGACG
The Tistrella bauzanensis DNA segment above includes these coding regions:
- a CDS encoding IclR family transcriptional regulator, whose amino-acid sequence is MTMVETDEGGGEAGIAAIAGGSRGIQSVEIGNRVLTAMMRAGRPLPLKAIAQAAGISASNTHRYLASYVRDGLVVQDGDGGRYDLGPVALQLGLAAMARLDPVARAAAELAPLAEATGFTAHLAVWSLHGAIVVRLHRSRVPFVGALSLGSVMPLLRSATGRTFLAWLPASVTAPVLATEIEAAGQSPSESEIAVLIDGIRRRRVATVDGSVVPGLAAASSPVLDWQNEAQCVLTLIGTDRALADPDHPAARRLAERCRMVSEELGASA
- a CDS encoding cupin domain-containing protein; amino-acid sequence: MSTSTPASPARPPAADGLPADYAREIDRLDMAPLWTVLSNLVPEHPTPKTVPHVWPYAMVREALLESGRLISAEKAERRVLVLENPGHRGEHRATASIYAGLQLILPGERAPEHRHTQSALRFVIESDGAYTSVEGARIDMAPFDLVLTPRWRWHAHGHDGQQPGVWLDGLDIPMISLFQSGFAERIGDNEAPVRRPDISPAMHGAGLRPATGTPAAGFGLMHYPFAIWRPALDAARAGGHDPHEGVRLEFTDPASGGPVLPTLSAFAQLIAAGTTTRSIRRTESAIVVGVEGQGRLVVGTATGAPVTITIGPRDVAVVPPWAPLQIHADDGTDLVLFSLSDRAAQAALGLYREDRS